In one Erythrobacteraceae bacterium WH01K genomic region, the following are encoded:
- the fabI gene encoding enoyl-ACP reductase FabI: protein MTGLMAGKRGLIMGLANNKSLAWGIAKQLADQGAELAFSYQGDALAKRVKPLAQELGSDFTFECDVSDMDSLDAAFATLAERWDSLDFVIHAIGYSDKNELRGKYVDTSLDNFLTTMNISAYSLVAVAQRAATMMPETGGSIVTLSYYGAEKVIPHYNVMGVAKAALEASVRYLANDLGPDGIRVNAISAGPIKTLAASGIGDFRYILKWNEYNAPMRRNVSIEDVGGAGLYLCSDLSAGVTGEVHHVDAGYHTVGMKQEDAPDISVE, encoded by the coding sequence ATGACCGGATTGATGGCTGGAAAGCGCGGGCTGATCATGGGCCTCGCCAACAACAAATCGCTTGCCTGGGGGATTGCGAAACAGCTCGCCGACCAGGGCGCAGAGCTGGCCTTCAGTTATCAGGGCGACGCGCTGGCCAAGCGGGTAAAACCGCTGGCGCAGGAACTGGGAAGCGACTTCACCTTCGAATGCGACGTGTCCGACATGGATTCGCTGGACGCTGCCTTCGCCACGCTGGCAGAGCGGTGGGACAGCCTGGACTTCGTGATCCATGCCATCGGATATTCGGACAAGAACGAACTGCGCGGCAAATATGTCGATACCAGTCTCGACAATTTCCTGACCACGATGAACATCTCCGCCTACTCGCTCGTCGCGGTGGCGCAGCGTGCGGCGACGATGATGCCGGAAACCGGCGGCTCCATCGTCACGCTGAGCTATTACGGAGCGGAAAAGGTCATCCCGCATTACAACGTCATGGGCGTTGCCAAGGCAGCGCTGGAGGCCAGTGTCCGCTACCTTGCGAACGATCTGGGCCCCGACGGCATCCGCGTGAACGCGATCAGCGCCGGCCCGATCAAGACGCTGGCTGCCAGCGGTATCGGCGATTTTCGCTACATCCTGAAATGGAACGAATACAACGCACCGATGCGCCGCAATGTCAGCATCGAGGATGTGGGCGGCGCCGGCCTCTATTTGTGCAGCGACCTGTCGGCAGGCGTTACCGGCGAAGTGCACCATGTCGATGCGGGCTATCACACGGTCGGCATGAAGCAGGAAGATGCCCCCGACATCTCGG